One region of Prinia subflava isolate CZ2003 ecotype Zambia chromosome 6, Cam_Psub_1.2, whole genome shotgun sequence genomic DNA includes:
- the C1QL2 gene encoding complement C1q-like protein 2 encodes MAVALLVAVPLLLLQAPADTGAHYEMMGTCRMICDPYSGGRPPGPGSTAAVEALQDLGANPPPPFVQGPKGEPGRPGKPGPRGPPGEPGPPGPRGPPGERGDAGKPGLPGLALAGAGGGGSGGGAAAGGEAAGGLSAAFSGPRIAFYVGLKSPHEGYEVLKFDDVVTNLGNHYDPASGKFTCQVRGIYFFTYHILMRGGDGTSMWADLCKNGQVRASAIAQDADQNYDYASNSVVLHLDSGDEVYVKLDGGKAHGGNNNKYSTFSGFLLYPD; translated from the exons ATGGCCGTCGCGCTGCTGGTCGCcgtgcccctgctgctgctgcaagcgCCCGCCGACACCGGCGCCCACTACGAGATGATGGGCACCTGCCGCATGATCTGCGACCCGTACAGCGGCGGgcggccgcccggccccggcagcaCCGCCGCCGTGGAGGCCCTGCAGGACCTGGGCGCCAACCCCCCGCCGCCCTTCGTCCAGGGACCCAAGGGGGAGCCGGGCCGGCCGGGCAAGCCGGGCCCCCGCGGGCCGCCCGGGGAGCCGGGCCCGCCGGGTCCGCGGGGCCCGCCGGGGGAGCGGGGCGACGCGGGGAAGCCggggctgcctgggctggcgctggcgggcgcgggcggcggcgggagcggcggcggggcggcggcgggcggcgaggCGGCGGGCGGGCTGAGCGCCGCCTTCAGCGGGCCGCGCATCGCCTTCTACGTGGGGCTCAAGAGCCCCCACGAGGGCTACGAGGTCCTCAAGTTCGACGACGTGGTGACCAACCTGGGCAACCACTACGACCCGGCCAGCGGCAAGTTCACCTGCCAGGTGCGCGGCATCTACTTCTTCACCTACCACATCCTCATGCGCGGCGGCGACGGCACCAGCATGTGGGCCGACCTCTGCAAGAACGGCCAG GTGCGGGCCAGTGCCATCGCCCAGGACGCAGACCAGAACTACGACTATGCCAGCAACAGCGTGGTGCTGCACCTGGACTCCGGCGACGAAGTGTACGTCAAGCTGGACGGAGGCAAAGCACACGGAGGCAACAACAATAAGTACAGCACTTTCTCTGGCTTTCTTTTGTACCCTGATTAA